The following DNA comes from Kluyveromyces lactis strain NRRL Y-1140 chromosome E complete sequence.
caaatgCAATTATGTTACACATACTTCTTCTATTACGAAGCTACATTGGTAAATTTAAATTCTTATCAAACAATCATTGCAATTAACAGAGAGAAGAAACAACCGTGAGAATATGAAAAGTTTGCAACAGCGGCGTTTTTACTTGATgactttgaagatgaaactTCTGAAGCTGTTGCTGCAGAAGCAGATGAAGCGGCTGACGAATCAAATGTTTGACTTCCCAATAAAGAGtaggaagaagttgattcGACAGAGTCACCTTTATAGTCGCTAACAGCGGTATCGTCATCGCCAATGGCCTTAATCTGGATCGGAATTACATCATCACGACCTGCTGCAGCATTGATTGAGCCAAGAACATAAATTCCATCTTTTCCAGATGGTACAGCATGGAAATCCTCGCCGTATAGCTTCAAAATACCTTTCTCAATGGTGAATGGATAAGCGATTTCAAAGCTTGAAGAATCGGCTTCCAATGACAGGTAGTTTTTACCGATACCTATAACTTTTCCATCATCCATTTCTAAGGACCCATTAGATAAAACAATCCCTTTAGCAGTTTCAGTGACATTAGCGatgtatatttttttatcGTCACCAATATAAATGTGTCCATCAAACAAGGCAGTTCCTGGCGCATAACATTCCAAAGtgaaattggaagaatcCGCGGCGGCAAATTGCAGCAATCCAAACACAAACACACTGAAAAAGGTTACTAAAAATTTCATAATGAGCCGTTTGATCAAGAGTCAGATGGTGGAAAAGAGAATCGAATTATAAATAATATACCAAGACATGTGTATTGATCAAATGTCTTAGCTCAAACTATCATTGCTTGCTAGAAGAACATTTCAAAGTATGCTccatatataatatataaaaatcaatgaagaaaaaagcCGCTTTATCGACGATACTTGGTGAAAATATTGTGTAATGATCAAAATATGCCACTAGTTTCTATCATTTTTGTTTGACTTCATCCCATGCTATATTCTTGCcgtttttttctttttttcgAATGACTGTTAAATTTGCTCCGCAAATGAATCTCAGAGTGCTTGCAATTGTGGTTTGGTAACTCCGTCAGATCCAGATTTACGTCAGTTAGAAAGCTGCAAAGATCTAACTCTCGTAATTTTTAGTATATCGCTTATAGTTCGAGCATACTACCTCATAGCTGAACATGAAAATTATGCTCGCGTATAATTGTGTACCGTTCG
Coding sequences within:
- a CDS encoding uncharacterized protein (some similarities with uniprot|P28319 Saccharomyces cerevisiae YKL096W CWP1 Cell wall mannoprotein linked to a beta-1 3- and beta-1 6-glucan heteropolymer through a phosphodiester bond involved in cell wall organization), encoding MKFLVTFFSVFVFGLLQFAAADSSNFTLECYAPGTALFDGHIYIGDDKKIYIANVTETAKGIVLSNGSLEMDDGKVIGIGKNYLSLEADSSSFEIAYPFTIEKGILKLYGEDFHAVPSGKDGIYVLGSINAAAGRDDVIPIQIKAIGDDDTAVSDYKGDSVESTSSYSLLGSQTFDSSAASSASAATASEVSSSKSSSKNAAVANFSYSHGCFFSLLIAMIV